The Brachyspira aalborgi genome has a segment encoding these proteins:
- a CDS encoding cation:dicarboxylate symporter family transporter — protein sequence MKKIGLFPKIIIGIILGILVGLYLPAPIVRIFVTISSIFSLFLNFIIPLMIVAFIGYGIASLTEGASKLIGVTVLIAYASTLLAGSIAFLTASNLFPILLNITQLGAVKIESGLETYFTIPLKPLFDVTSAVIFAFILGVGITMLRPKGQGAELFAIVKDAEEVIQSILQKIIIPILPIHILGTFANLSYAGSIQNILVIFGKVFVVVIILHLLYITALFIISGLIAKKSPLMLIKNQIPAYFTAVGTQSSAATIPVNLISAEKDGVSEQIRNFVVPLCATIHLAGSMITITSCSTAVILILGQNPNYGSMLPFILMLGVAMVAAPGAPGGAIMSALPFLYMVGITGEELQGLMIALYLTQDSFGTAANVSGDNAIAVFVDWLYKTKIKKEA from the coding sequence ATGAAAAAGATTGGACTTTTCCCAAAAATCATAATCGGCATTATACTTGGCATATTGGTTGGTTTATATTTGCCCGCTCCGATTGTAAGAATATTCGTAACTATAAGCTCAATATTTAGTTTATTCTTAAACTTTATAATTCCTTTAATGATAGTAGCGTTTATAGGATACGGTATAGCGAGCCTTACGGAAGGAGCTTCAAAATTAATAGGCGTGACGGTTTTAATAGCATACGCTTCAACTTTGCTTGCGGGAAGTATAGCTTTTTTAACGGCATCAAATTTATTCCCGATTCTTTTAAATATTACTCAATTAGGAGCTGTAAAAATTGAATCTGGACTTGAAACTTATTTTACTATTCCGTTAAAACCTCTATTTGATGTTACTTCAGCGGTTATATTTGCATTTATACTTGGAGTAGGAATTACAATGTTGCGTCCGAAAGGACAAGGAGCGGAACTTTTCGCTATAGTAAAGGATGCCGAAGAGGTTATACAATCTATACTTCAAAAAATAATTATTCCAATATTGCCAATTCATATTTTAGGAACTTTTGCCAATTTGTCTTATGCGGGAAGCATACAAAATATTTTGGTTATATTCGGCAAAGTTTTTGTAGTAGTTATAATTCTTCATTTATTATATATTACGGCATTATTTATAATATCTGGATTAATAGCTAAAAAGTCTCCTTTAATGCTTATTAAAAATCAAATTCCCGCTTATTTTACGGCTGTAGGAACTCAAAGCAGCGCCGCTACTATACCCGTTAATTTAATATCGGCAGAGAAAGACGGAGTTTCAGAACAGATTAGAAATTTTGTAGTGCCTCTTTGCGCGACTATTCACTTGGCTGGCTCTATGATAACAATAACAAGCTGTTCAACGGCGGTTATACTGATATTAGGGCAAAATCCAAATTACGGCTCAATGCTTCCATTTATACTTATGCTTGGCGTTGCAATGGTAGCGGCTCCTGGCGCGCCTGGCGGAGCTATAATGAGCGCTTTGCCTTTTCTTTATATGGTTGGAATAACGGGAGAAGAATTGCAAGGTTTAATGATAGCCTTGTATTTAACTCAAGATTCTTTTGGAACTGCGGCTAATGTTTCAGGCGATAACGCTATAGCTGTTTTTGTAGATTGGTTATATAAAACAAAAATTAAAAAAGAAGCTTAA
- a CDS encoding single-stranded DNA-binding protein yields MSGNANIIVIEGRLTRDPNFTKTKNGKSLCKFSMANNRYYYTNGSLQKEVYFFDFITWGYNAEKAASSLSKGSHVLVSGELRQNSYFTKEGNRKNSIYILALEIKSLSKKTLDNNSSNELANNQEISNIIEENMEQAF; encoded by the coding sequence ATGTCAGGAAACGCTAATATAATAGTAATAGAAGGAAGACTTACAAGAGACCCAAATTTTACTAAAACTAAAAATGGAAAATCTTTATGCAAATTTAGTATGGCAAATAACAGATATTATTATACCAATGGAAGTTTGCAAAAAGAAGTTTATTTTTTTGATTTTATAACTTGGGGATATAACGCCGAAAAAGCCGCGTCAAGTTTAAGTAAAGGAAGTCATGTTTTAGTAAGCGGAGAATTAAGACAGAATTCTTATTTTACTAAAGAAGGAAACAGAAAAAATTCAATTTATATACTCGCTTTAGAAATTAAGAGTTTGAGCAAAAAAACTTTGGATAATAATTCTTCAAACGAACTTGCAAATAATCAAGAGATATCGAATATTATTGAAGAGAATATGGAACAAGCATTTTAG
- the tmk gene encoding dTMP kinase yields MKGKLIVIEGIDGSGKSTCAKNLTEKLNSINIKTIYTFEPTHSHYGAKLRESMLSENLDAEEELTLFIEDRKEHIECMIKPALEEGYFIILDRYFYSSIAYQGAKGIDINRIINMHKDFIIKPDIVFIFHLPIDIALNRIISKRGIADRFENETYLKKVDKIFHSFNEPFIYHIDTNKDIKIINDELFNILEKSKMLVPYSLQ; encoded by the coding sequence ATGAAAGGCAAATTAATAGTTATAGAAGGAATTGACGGCTCGGGAAAATCTACATGCGCAAAAAATCTTACTGAAAAATTAAATTCTATTAATATAAAAACAATTTATACTTTTGAGCCTACGCATTCGCATTACGGGGCTAAATTAAGAGAAAGCATGCTGTCGGAAAATTTGGACGCCGAAGAAGAATTAACTTTATTTATCGAAGACAGAAAAGAACATATAGAATGTATGATAAAGCCCGCTTTGGAAGAAGGCTATTTTATAATTTTAGACAGATATTTTTATTCTTCAATTGCCTATCAAGGAGCTAAAGGAATAGATATTAATCGAATAATAAATATGCATAAAGATTTTATTATCAAACCCGACATAGTTTTTATTTTTCATCTTCCGATAGACATTGCCTTAAACAGAATAATATCCAAAAGAGGAATCGCCGACAGATTTGAAAACGAAACCTATTTAAAAAAAGTCGATAAAATATTTCATTCCTTTAACGAACCTTTTATTTATCATATAGACACCAATAAAGATATAAAAATCATTAACGATGAATTATTTAATATTTTAGAAAAATCTAAAATGCTTGTTCCATATTCTCTTCAATAA